The DNA segment ACGAGGTCAGCGATCCGCGCGTTGATCCGGTCGATGCTCCCCATCAGGTAGCACTCCTGGAGGTGCTCGTACGAGCGGTGCGCGCCCATGACGCGCAGGAAAGGCTCCCGCGATTGTTCCACCGCCTTCGCGTGATCGGTCGTCTCGACGAGGTGGATGAAGTTGCAGTGGCCGAAGGTGATCCGCGTGGGATCCTTCCCGAGGGCCCGGGCGTGGGCCTGGATTTCGGCCCAGTCGCGCTTTACCCACTCCTGGGTCCCGGAGCAGCGCGAGAGCCAGTTGCCGGCCTTGACGATGCGATCGAGGACCGTCCTGGCGATGTAGGACACGTCGTGTTCGCCGGGATCGGGGATCCGCGAGCCGCCCGAGACCCAGATGTCCGGGAGCTTCGCCGGCCGCGGGTCGATAGTCACGTCCTGGAACTGGTAGTAGCGGCCGCGGTAGCTGGCGCTGGGCTGGCTGAGGAGCAGCGTCACGGCTTCCAGGATCTCGTCGGTGCGCCGCCCGCGCTCCTCGATGCGCGAGCCGGTCGCCTCGAACTCCCGGCTGTACCAGCCCGGCCCGACCCCGAAGACGAAGCGGTTGTTCGTGAGGTGGCAGAGCGTGGAGATCTCCTTGGCGAGCACGACCGGATGGCGCACCGGGAGCACCAGGATCCCCGTCGCGAGCCTCACGCGGGACGTCAGCCCTGCGGCGTAACTGAGGACGTTGAGCGGCTCGAGCCAGGCCACCCCGTAGAGCCCCGGGGCGGAGAGCAGGTGGTCGATCACCCAGATGTCGAAGCCGTGCTCGTCGCACTTCCTGATCGAGGCGCTGAGGCGCCGGAGGTGCTCGGGGCCCGCGTCGGCCCAGGCGTAGGTCGGGATCCACACCCCGAACTTCAGCTTGGCCATGGAAGCCTCCCGAACGTCAGAACGTGACGACGCTGCGCGCGACCTCGCCGCGTTCGAGGGCCTCGTAGGCCTCGTTGATCTGCTCGAACGGGTACGTGCGCGTCAGGAGCTCGTCGAGCTTCAGCCTGCCCGCCCGGTAGAGGTCGATCAGCTTGAGGATGTCGATCCGGGGCCGGCTCGACCCGTAGACCGACCCCGTGAGGACCCGCTCCTCGAAGACCAGGGACATCACCGGCACCGACACCTCCGTCGTCATCGGCGTGACCCCGACCACCACGGCCACTCCGCGCTTGGCCAGGCAGTCGTAGGCCTGGCGCATCGTCGCCGGCAGCCCGATCACCTCGAAGGCGTAATCCACGCCCCGGCCGCCGGTGAGCGCCCGGACCTGCTCCACGGGGCTCCCGGCGGAGGCGTTGACCGTGTGGGTGGCGCCGAAGCGGCGCGCGAACTCGAGCTTGTTGTCCATGACATCGACCGCGATGATCTTCTCGGCTCCGGCGATGGCCGCCCCCTGAACGACGTTCAGGCCCACGCCGCCCGAGCCGAAGACGGCGACGCTGCTTCCCGGCCTGACCCGCGCGGCGTTGATCGCTGCGCCCACCCCGGTGATCACGGCGCAGCCGAGGAGCGCCGCGCGCTCGAGGGGCAGGTCGCTCGGGATCTTCACGACCGCCTTCTCGGGCACCACCGAGAACTGGGAGAAGCTCGATACCCCTGCGAAGTGCTTGATCTCCTGCCCGTTCAGCTTGAAGCGGCTCGTCCCGTCCAGGAGGCGCCCGGTCATCCGGATGCCGGTCCCCGCCGGGCAGAGGGCGGGGCGGCCGCCCGTGCAGTACTCGCACTCGCCACAGGAGAGCCGCCAGAGGGGGATGACGTGATCGCCGGGCTTGACGGAGGTCACCCCGGGCCCGACGTCTGCGACCACCCCCGAGCCCTCGTGGCCGAGGATCGCCGGTAACGGCGCCATCAGATGGCCGGTCATCACGTGCAGGTCGCTGTGGCAGACGCCACCTGCCGCCATCTTCACGCGCACCTCGCCGGTGTGCGGGGCCTCCACCTCGACCTCGCGGATCTCGAGCCGCTTCCCGACCTCGAACAGCACGGCCGCCTTTGCCTTCATCGCATGCCTCCTTCCGCCTTCGGTGCCCTCACGCTCCGCCTCTCGCCGCTCAAGGCGCCCGGTACCAGGAGGCCAGGTTCCAGAAATCCGAGTCCCAGCCCGAGAGGCTGAGGCCTCCGAGGTTCCGCGACACCGCGGCCACGCGGTTCCGCCAGAGGACCGGGATCACCACGACGTTCTGAATCACCAGGTCGTTCATCCGCATAAACCCGCTCGCGCGCTTCACCGGGTCCGTCTCCGTGTCGGTCGCCTTCCACAGCCGATCGTACTCCTCGCTGCGCCACCGGGTGACGTTCCGCCCGGCCCACTTGTTCGCCTTCGCGGCGATCTCCCAGGATGCGAAGACTTCCATGAACCGCTGGGGGTCGGGAGCCCCCATCGTGAGCGTGTACATCTGGAGGTCCGCGGAGAAGTGGGCAGCGGTGTCCGGGTTGGCGGGATCGGAGGAGAAGAAGACGGCGGCGACCACCGACTTCAGCTCCATCTCGATCCCTGCCCGGCTGCACGCCTGCTTGACGATGGCCTGGGTCTTCTGGCGGGGCGCGTTGATCGATGTCTGGAACACCAGGCGAAGCCTCCGGCCGTCCCTGACGCGGATGCCGTCGGGGCCGCGCCTCCACCCGTCCGCGTCCAGGGTTTGGTTCGCTCTCTCGATGCTGAACTCCCACCGCGTGTTCCTGGAGGCGAAGCGCGCGGGGGCGTTCAGGAAGTTGGCGGTCGCATGGCCGAGCCGCCCGTAGATCTCCTCCTGGATCGAGTTCCGGTCCACCAGGAGCGCCAGGGCAGCCCTCACGGCGCGATCGGTCAGGAGCGGATGCGGCGCCTTGACGCTCGATCGCTCGCCGTCCACCTCGCGCCAGGGATCGGCCTGGTTCAGGAGGATGTGCTCGATGTCGCCACCCGCGTAGATCGCGACGCGGCCCTTGCCGCCCTGCTCGAGTCGCCTGAGGATCTCATCCTCGACCTGGATGTTCCAGGCGAAGTCGTACTCGCCGGTCTGGAGGACGGCCCGGGCGGCCGAGACGGCGTCACCGCCACCCTTCAGCTCGACCTGGTCGAAGAACGGCCGGTTCGGGACGTGGTAGTGCGGGTTGATCTCGTAGCGCGCCGAGTCCCCGGGGGCGAAATGCGCGAGGCGGTACGGCCCCGTGCCGACGGGCTTCAGGTTGTACGGAGCCTCGCGCGCTTTCGTTCCCGCGTAGGGCGCGTGGAGGTGCTTGGGGATCAGCATCGGGAGGCCGTGCCCGTACCAGAACGGTGTCGGTCGCTTGAACACCGCTTTGACTGCGTGGTCTCCGAGCTTCTCCATCCGTTGGATGTCGCGGTAGGAGCCCGCCGTCACGGCTGTGGTCGCGGAATCGGATGCGTACTCCCAGTTGAAGATGACGTCGTCCGCGGTGAAGGATTTCCCGTCGTGCCAGAGCACGTCCGGCTTGAGCCGCCAGACCACCCAGAGCCCGTCCCTGGCCAGCGTCCCGCTCTGGATGCTCGGAATCTCGGCGGCCAGCACGGGGACCAGGTTCCCGTCGGGATCCACGGAAACCAGGGGTTCGTGAACGACCCGGGAGGCGTCCGCGTCCTTGACGCCGGTGGCGAAGTGAGGGTTCAGGAGCGTGGGTGCCTGCCACCAGAGCGCGCGGAGCTTCCCCCCGCCGCCGCGTCGCGTCGGCGCGAAAGCGGGGCGGGGCTGGGCGTCGACGGGGGCGCGGGATCCCGCCAGCAGCCCGGCGACCACGGGTGCCGTCAGGCCGCTGGCCAGCATGATCCGGGCGAAGCCACGGCGGCTCAACCGGCCAGTGGTCACGCGCTGGAGCAACTCGGCCAGCCCGTCGTGGTCCATGAGCGCTACTCGGCGAGCCCCGCGATCACCCGCTCGAGTTCAAGCTGATCGATGCTGACGAAAGCCACGCCGCGGTCCAGCCTGAGCTTCAGGCACGTGTACCCCTCGTAGCGTGTCTTCATCTCCTCTCTGGTCCTATCGCCTTGGTCACCGGGCCTCCAGCAAGCGGCTCGGAGCGGGGGTGGGTGCCCAATCTTAGCCCGACGCCTCGAAGGGGTCAACGAACCTTGTGGCAGGCGCGAGCCGGTGGCATACTCCCACCCGGCGTCGGGTCATCCGGGGAGGGAACCATGCGCAGGGCCTTCGCTCACCGCCGTCGCGCCGCAGGGCTTTCCCTGATCCTCCTGCTGTCCGGGTTCGGCTGCGCGCCCCTGACGCTGCCCGGCCCTGAGGGGCCAGCGCCGAATCTCGGCGAGTTCGTGCCCACGCCGCTGGAGGTGGCGATGCGGATGCTGGAGCTGGCCGAGGTCACGAAGGACGACGTCGTCTACGACCTGGGCTCGGGCGACGGGCGCATCGTGATCCTTGCCGCGAAGCGCCACGGGGCCCGAGCCGTGGGGGTCGAGATCGACGCCCGCCTCGTGTGGTTCTCGGAGCGGAACGCGAAACGCGAGAAGGTGGATCACCTCGTGAGCTTCCGCCACGCGGACGCCCTCACCGTGGACCTGTCGCCGGCCACGGTGGTTACGCTGTACCTGACCAAAGAAGCGAATCTCTTGCTCCGCCCCATCCTCAGGCGTCAGCTCAGGCCCGGAGCGCGGATTGTCTCGCACGCCCACGACATGGGCGACTGGGCAGCGGAGCGCGTCGAGCGAGTGACCTCCCTCGCCGGGGAGGAGCACACCCTCTACCTCTGGCGGATCGCGAAGTAGGAGCGGCGTGCCCGCAACCAGTTCAGCGCGGGCAGGAGCCAGTAGACCAGCGCGAGGGCGAAGAGGGTCGCCGAGACGGGACGCGTGACGAAGACCGTGACGTCGCCGAGGGAGAGGGTGAGGGCCCGCCGCATCTGGTCCTCGAGCATCGGACCCAGGACGAGACCGAGGATGACCGGCGCCTCGGGGAAGCGGAGCTTGCGGAGCACGTACCCCAGGACGCCGGCGGCCAGCATGACGTAGACGTCGAAGATGTCGTTGTCCACCGCGTAGGTGCCGACGAAGGAGAAGAACAGGATCAGGGGGAAGAGGATCGGGTAGGGGATCTGGATGATCCTGACCCAGAGGCCGATGAGGGGCAGGTTCAGGAGGAGGAGCATGGCGTTCCCGATGTACATGCTCGCGATGAGCCCCCAGACCAGGTCGGGGTTCTTCTCAAGAAGCTGCGGCCCCGGCCTCAGGCCGTAGAGCATGAGCGCCCCGAGCATCACGGCGGTCGTCCCCGAGCCCGGGATGCCGAGCGTCAGGAGCGGAACCAGGGCGCCCCCGGCGGCGGCGTTGTTCGCAGCCTCGGGGGCCGCAACGCCCTCGATGGCGCCCTTCCCGAACCGCTCAGGCTGGCGCGACGCCTTCTTCTCTGCGAGGTACGCGAGCATGGAGGCGGCGGTCGCGCCGGCGCCGGGCAGCATCCCGACCGCGAATCCGATGCAGGACCCGCGGAGGATGGCGAGCTTGGCTTGGGCCCAGTCGGAGAACTTCGGCAGAAGCCCCTTGATCTTCCCCGCATACACCTCCTGCCTCAGGGAGCGCTCGGCGTTCTCCAGGACCTCGGCAACGCCGAAGAGC comes from the Candidatus Rokuibacteriota bacterium genome and includes:
- a CDS encoding LLM class flavin-dependent oxidoreductase codes for the protein MAKLKFGVWIPTYAWADAGPEHLRRLSASIRKCDEHGFDIWVIDHLLSAPGLYGVAWLEPLNVLSYAAGLTSRVRLATGILVLPVRHPVVLAKEISTLCHLTNNRFVFGVGPGWYSREFEATGSRIEERGRRTDEILEAVTLLLSQPSASYRGRYYQFQDVTIDPRPAKLPDIWVSGGSRIPDPGEHDVSYIARTVLDRIVKAGNWLSRCSGTQEWVKRDWAEIQAHARALGKDPTRITFGHCNFIHLVETTDHAKAVEQSREPFLRVMGAHRSYEHLQECYLMGSIDRINARIADLVGAGLRYLVLGPVTDDPGQIDLLATHVAKNFA
- a CDS encoding Zn-dependent alcohol dehydrogenase codes for the protein MKAKAAVLFEVGKRLEIREVEVEAPHTGEVRVKMAAGGVCHSDLHVMTGHLMAPLPAILGHEGSGVVADVGPGVTSVKPGDHVIPLWRLSCGECEYCTGGRPALCPAGTGIRMTGRLLDGTSRFKLNGQEIKHFAGVSSFSQFSVVPEKAVVKIPSDLPLERAALLGCAVITGVGAAINAARVRPGSSVAVFGSGGVGLNVVQGAAIAGAEKIIAVDVMDNKLEFARRFGATHTVNASAGSPVEQVRALTGGRGVDYAFEVIGLPATMRQAYDCLAKRGVAVVVGVTPMTTEVSVPVMSLVFEERVLTGSVYGSSRPRIDILKLIDLYRAGRLKLDELLTRTYPFEQINEAYEALERGEVARSVVTF
- a CDS encoding peptide ABC transporter substrate-binding protein — protein: MLASGLTAPVVAGLLAGSRAPVDAQPRPAFAPTRRGGGGKLRALWWQAPTLLNPHFATGVKDADASRVVHEPLVSVDPDGNLVPVLAAEIPSIQSGTLARDGLWVVWRLKPDVLWHDGKSFTADDVIFNWEYASDSATTAVTAGSYRDIQRMEKLGDHAVKAVFKRPTPFWYGHGLPMLIPKHLHAPYAGTKAREAPYNLKPVGTGPYRLAHFAPGDSARYEINPHYHVPNRPFFDQVELKGGGDAVSAARAVLQTGEYDFAWNIQVEDEILRRLEQGGKGRVAIYAGGDIEHILLNQADPWREVDGERSSVKAPHPLLTDRAVRAALALLVDRNSIQEEIYGRLGHATANFLNAPARFASRNTRWEFSIERANQTLDADGWRRGPDGIRVRDGRRLRLVFQTSINAPRQKTQAIVKQACSRAGIEMELKSVVAAVFFSSDPANPDTAAHFSADLQMYTLTMGAPDPQRFMEVFASWEIAAKANKWAGRNVTRWRSEEYDRLWKATDTETDPVKRASGFMRMNDLVIQNVVVIPVLWRNRVAAVSRNLGGLSLSGWDSDFWNLASWYRAP
- a CDS encoding class I SAM-dependent methyltransferase, producing the protein MRRAFAHRRRAAGLSLILLLSGFGCAPLTLPGPEGPAPNLGEFVPTPLEVAMRMLELAEVTKDDVVYDLGSGDGRIVILAAKRHGARAVGVEIDARLVWFSERNAKREKVDHLVSFRHADALTVDLSPATVVTLYLTKEANLLLRPILRRQLRPGARIVSHAHDMGDWAAERVERVTSLAGEEHTLYLWRIAK
- a CDS encoding tripartite tricarboxylate transporter permease — its product is MEVFDNLLYGFKVATTPVNLLYCFFGVFLGTLVGVLPGLGTVTGVAILIPLTFGMNPTTAMIMLAGIYYGAQYGGSTTAILLNLPGESTSIMTCLDGYQMARQGRAGPALGMAAFASFIAGTFSVLMLMLVAKPLVTVALGFGPAEYTALMILALSTIGGLLGESVVKGLIAAALGLMLGTVGTDAMTGVARYTYGAPKLLDGVSFLAVTVGLFGVAEVLENAERSLRQEVYAGKIKGLLPKFSDWAQAKLAILRGSCIGFAVGMLPGAGATAASMLAYLAEKKASRQPERFGKGAIEGVAAPEAANNAAAGGALVPLLTLGIPGSGTTAVMLGALMLYGLRPGPQLLEKNPDLVWGLIASMYIGNAMLLLLNLPLIGLWVRIIQIPYPILFPLILFFSFVGTYAVDNDIFDVYVMLAAGVLGYVLRKLRFPEAPVILGLVLGPMLEDQMRRALTLSLGDVTVFVTRPVSATLFALALVYWLLPALNWLRARRSYFAIRQR